Proteins co-encoded in one Balneolaceae bacterium genomic window:
- a CDS encoding protein-L-isoaspartate(D-aspartate) O-methyltransferase encodes MNTRYILILLLFFTAPEILFSQSDSWTPPSFSERQDDRNEMVENQLTPRDISDERVLQAMREVPRHLLVPEQNRGRAYNDSPLPIGHGQTISQPYIVAFMSQILDLNHGDKVLEIGTGSGYQAAVLSHITPNVYSIEIIEALGNRARQDLNELGYTNIEVKNADGYYGWEEYAPFDAIIVTAAAGHVPSPLVQQLKANGTIVIPVGSPYQTQTLMKVTKSESGEIKTESLMAVRFVPMTGEAQN; translated from the coding sequence ATGAATACCAGGTATATTTTAATTCTTCTATTATTTTTTACTGCTCCGGAAATACTTTTTTCACAGTCTGATAGCTGGACGCCTCCATCCTTTTCTGAGCGTCAGGATGACCGAAATGAAATGGTGGAGAATCAGTTAACACCCAGAGATATTTCTGATGAAAGGGTATTACAAGCGATGCGAGAGGTACCGCGGCATCTTTTAGTTCCTGAGCAAAACCGGGGCCGTGCATACAATGACAGTCCGCTTCCAATTGGCCATGGACAAACAATATCGCAGCCATATATTGTGGCATTTATGTCTCAAATCCTGGATTTGAATCATGGCGATAAAGTATTAGAAATCGGTACGGGAAGTGGATACCAGGCAGCAGTACTGTCTCATATCACCCCAAATGTTTATTCGATTGAGATTATTGAAGCACTTGGCAATCGTGCAAGACAAGATCTGAATGAGTTGGGCTATACGAATATTGAGGTAAAAAATGCAGATGGCTATTATGGCTGGGAAGAATATGCTCCTTTTGATGCGATTATTGTAACTGCAGCCGCCGGCCATGTGCCATCTCCTTTAGTGCAACAGCTGAAAGCCAATGGTACAATTGTAATACCGGTTGGCAGTCCCTATCAAACACAAACGTTGATGAAAGTTACAAAATCAGAGTCAGGGGAGATTAAAACCGAAAGCCTCATGGCTGTCCGGTTTGTGCCGATGACCGGAGAAGCGCAGAACTAA
- a CDS encoding sigma-70 family RNA polymerase sigma factor, which yields MSSSEKSADKDTVRENASSSSLEDDKFVKRAIEGDQDAYKELMDKYQKPLYFHVLKMVRNHEQVEDLVQEAFMKAFKNLNSYNTDYAFSTWLYRITTNHTIDYLRKKKLKTTSINDPVKTREGEMEIQISDDAETDRSIIRKERKEIIHNAINNLPEKYRRVIEMRHLQELSYQEIADQLDLPLGTVKAHIFRAREMLYRELKDKREKF from the coding sequence ATGAGCAGTTCTGAAAAATCTGCAGATAAAGATACTGTCAGAGAAAATGCGTCTTCCAGCAGCCTGGAGGATGATAAATTTGTTAAACGAGCTATTGAAGGAGATCAGGATGCCTACAAAGAATTGATGGATAAATACCAGAAGCCTCTTTATTTCCATGTTCTTAAAATGGTACGAAATCATGAACAGGTTGAAGATCTTGTTCAGGAAGCTTTTATGAAAGCGTTCAAGAACCTGAACTCGTACAATACGGATTATGCTTTTTCAACCTGGCTTTACAGAATTACTACGAATCACACTATTGATTATCTTCGGAAGAAAAAACTGAAAACAACATCTATTAACGACCCTGTGAAAACCAGGGAAGGTGAGATGGAGATCCAGATCAGCGATGATGCGGAGACGGACCGAAGCATCATTCGTAAAGAAAGAAAAGAGATTATTCACAATGCTATTAACAACCTGCCTGAAAAATATCGAAGAGTCATAGAGATGAGGCATCTACAGGAGTTGAGTTACCAGGAAATTGCAGATCAACTGGATTTGCCGCTTGGAACCGTTAAAGCCCATATATTTCGAGCAAGAGAGATGTTATACAGAGAGTTGAAAGATAAACGCGAAAAATTTTAG
- a CDS encoding Ppx/GppA phosphatase family protein, whose translation MISASIDIGTNTVLLLVAEIEKGNIFPLVEKQRIPRLGKGVDKEKNLHPKSIQRVLDYLLEFKTFLEDNYPDIADNTIVTATSAVRDASNRMEFQKLVKQKTGWSIQILSGSEEAEITYKGALSVLTDRTNKSNLILDIGGGSTELAFGNGLELKNAVSMNMGSVRFTERFFDNNPPNQEQILKAVFEIRRLLKDQNKPDGEFDLIGVAGTVTAIAAIDLDLKDYKVDRLNGYHLKRSSVERFIDEFSNKTWQETEEKYPRFLKGRGEVVLAGILILREAMDWCGKDSIITSTGGIRHGILISKSNKKYP comes from the coding sequence ATGATCTCAGCCTCCATTGATATTGGTACCAATACAGTGTTGTTATTAGTTGCTGAAATAGAAAAAGGAAATATTTTTCCACTGGTAGAAAAACAACGTATACCCAGGCTGGGAAAAGGGGTTGATAAGGAAAAAAATCTGCACCCGAAGAGTATTCAACGAGTCTTAGATTATCTCCTTGAGTTCAAAACTTTCTTAGAAGACAACTATCCGGATATTGCCGATAATACTATCGTTACGGCAACAAGTGCCGTTCGTGATGCATCCAACCGCATGGAATTTCAAAAGTTGGTCAAGCAAAAAACAGGTTGGAGTATTCAAATTTTAAGCGGATCAGAAGAAGCTGAAATAACCTACAAGGGAGCTTTATCTGTATTGACAGATCGAACGAATAAATCAAATCTTATTCTGGATATTGGCGGCGGTAGTACGGAATTGGCGTTCGGTAATGGATTGGAATTAAAGAATGCGGTTTCTATGAATATGGGGAGTGTTCGGTTCACGGAGCGTTTTTTTGATAATAATCCGCCAAATCAGGAACAAATTTTAAAAGCAGTATTTGAAATTCGACGTCTATTGAAAGATCAAAACAAACCTGACGGGGAGTTCGATCTGATTGGCGTGGCCGGAACCGTTACTGCTATTGCTGCAATTGATTTGGATTTAAAGGATTACAAAGTAGATAGACTGAATGGATATCATCTGAAGAGATCTTCGGTTGAACGATTTATTGATGAATTTTCAAATAAAACCTGGCAGGAAACGGAGGAAAAATATCCTCGATTTTTAAAAGGCAGGGGAGAGGTTGTACTGGCTGGAATTCTAATTCTCAGGGAGGCGATGGATTGGTGTGGAAAAGACTCAATTATCACTTCAACGGGTGGAATACGGCATGGGATCTTGATAAGTAAATCCAATAAAAAATATCCCTGA
- the prmA gene encoding 50S ribosomal protein L11 methyltransferase yields the protein MNYLKVEFELNPDLHELFIAELMDLDFYGFEQFDDKLVAYIEKKRFNDSNREYLEQLITAYSGDSFMEFEDIPEQNWNETWEQTIQPQRIGKFLVKPTWSTERPGDDETVLEIDPKMSFGTGYHTTTRLMLQQIQKLNLKGKTVLDAGTGTGILAIAAIKMGAQKAVGFDIDSWSRDNAFENILLNNVDQSVEIRFGGIETVDEHEVFDLILANINRNVLLDMISSLVNHTKKGGIICLSGLLHTDEDSMRDALSELSVEITDLEREEEWILIQIRKLQK from the coding sequence ATGAATTACCTGAAAGTAGAATTTGAATTGAACCCGGATCTGCATGAATTATTCATCGCAGAACTGATGGATCTCGATTTCTACGGATTTGAACAGTTCGATGATAAACTGGTTGCTTATATCGAAAAAAAGCGATTTAACGACTCAAACCGTGAATATCTTGAACAACTGATTACCGCCTACTCAGGAGATTCATTCATGGAGTTCGAGGATATACCCGAGCAAAACTGGAATGAAACCTGGGAACAGACTATTCAGCCACAGCGAATCGGTAAATTCCTGGTAAAGCCAACGTGGTCAACCGAAAGGCCGGGAGATGATGAAACAGTTCTGGAGATCGACCCAAAGATGTCATTCGGTACGGGTTATCATACTACCACCCGCTTGATGCTTCAACAAATTCAAAAGTTGAATTTAAAAGGAAAAACTGTTCTTGATGCCGGTACAGGAACCGGTATTCTTGCAATCGCAGCGATCAAGATGGGGGCCCAAAAAGCCGTTGGATTTGATATAGATTCATGGAGCCGTGATAATGCATTCGAAAATATACTGCTAAACAATGTGGATCAGTCAGTAGAAATTCGCTTTGGCGGTATTGAGACTGTTGATGAACATGAAGTTTTTGATTTGATCCTTGCGAACATCAATCGAAATGTACTGCTCGATATGATTTCATCTCTCGTTAATCACACAAAAAAGGGAGGGATTATTTGCTTGTCCGGACTCCTTCACACAGATGAGGATTCAATGCGCGATGCACTTTCAGAATTATCCGTTGAAATAACGGATTTGGAACGAGAAGAGGAGTGGATTTTAATTCAAATTCGAAAACTACAAAAATGA
- a CDS encoding M28 family peptidase translates to MNFKYLVIVAFLILIGCTSEPGLEFQEQGRAVPEFSSDQAYQYIEEQLEFGPRVPNSDAHRKAVQYLRNHFLETAGQQSVFVQSFETEVYGDSLQLYNILASFGTEKQDRILLAAHWDSRPRSEEEADSLSKTRPVPGADDGASGVAVLMELAHVFAQNEPPIGVDIILFDGEDYGETSDLANYFLGSRHWGNNPPVSGYSPRFGILLDMVGGQNAQFPKEGYSMEFAPNLVNEVWAIGQEFGYEDLFLDQVGSRVADDHYIVERLTGIPMINIIHHKISPSGEVEFPSYWHTQNDDIDIIDKEVLQAVGDVLLELIYNRIPQ, encoded by the coding sequence ATGAATTTTAAATATTTGGTGATAGTCGCATTTCTGATTTTAATCGGATGTACTTCCGAACCAGGTCTTGAATTCCAGGAACAGGGAAGAGCGGTTCCTGAGTTCTCTTCTGATCAAGCCTACCAATACATCGAAGAACAGTTGGAATTTGGCCCAAGAGTTCCAAATTCAGATGCTCATCGAAAAGCGGTTCAATATCTCAGGAATCATTTTTTGGAAACGGCAGGTCAGCAATCTGTATTTGTTCAATCTTTTGAGACTGAAGTTTATGGTGATTCACTACAGTTATACAATATTCTCGCTTCGTTTGGAACGGAAAAGCAAGACCGAATTTTGTTGGCTGCACACTGGGATTCAAGACCCCGTTCAGAGGAAGAGGCCGATTCGCTCAGTAAAACACGTCCGGTTCCCGGGGCAGATGATGGGGCAAGCGGCGTTGCCGTCTTGATGGAACTGGCTCACGTTTTTGCCCAGAATGAGCCGCCAATTGGCGTGGATATTATTCTGTTTGATGGCGAAGATTATGGCGAAACTTCAGATCTGGCGAACTACTTTCTCGGTTCAAGGCACTGGGGGAATAACCCGCCCGTTTCGGGATACAGTCCTCGATTTGGAATTCTTTTGGATATGGTGGGCGGACAAAATGCTCAATTCCCCAAAGAGGGATATTCCATGGAATTTGCGCCAAACCTGGTGAATGAAGTTTGGGCGATTGGTCAGGAATTTGGTTACGAAGATCTATTTTTAGATCAAGTCGGCAGCAGAGTGGCAGACGATCACTATATTGTTGAACGCCTTACAGGTATCCCGATGATCAATATTATTCATCACAAGATATCTCCATCAGGCGAGGTTGAGTTTCCATCTTATTGGCACACGCAAAATGACGATATTGATATCATCGACAAAGAAGTTCTCCAGGCTGTTGGGGATGTTTTACTTGAACTGATTTATAACCGAATTCCACAATGA
- a CDS encoding SDR family NAD(P)-dependent oxidoreductase, with product MNRLKDKWILITGATSGIGKASAELFAESGTNLIITGRREERLKSIQKNLQSQHDIEVEIFSFDVRDRDACKACVDAIDHPIDILLNNAGLASGKDSIDEADFDDWDAMIDTNVKGLLSMTRFVSERMKERDKGHIINIGSIAGHEAYPGGSVYCGTKHAVKAITEAAKMDLTGTNIRVSAVSPGLVDTEFSEVRFHGDEEQAQKVYKDMTPLTGRDIAEIIHFVANRPPHVNIMDTIVFPVHQSSARIVARPE from the coding sequence ATGAACCGCCTCAAAGACAAATGGATTTTGATTACCGGAGCCACATCCGGAATTGGAAAAGCCTCGGCTGAACTGTTCGCTGAATCCGGTACAAACCTGATCATTACCGGCAGACGCGAGGAGAGATTAAAATCAATTCAAAAAAATCTTCAGTCACAGCACGATATTGAGGTAGAGATATTCTCTTTTGATGTGCGTGACCGGGATGCCTGCAAAGCATGTGTGGATGCAATTGACCATCCTATCGACATTTTATTGAATAATGCCGGGCTGGCCTCTGGAAAAGACTCGATTGATGAAGCGGATTTCGACGACTGGGACGCCATGATCGATACGAATGTAAAAGGACTTCTGTCGATGACCCGATTTGTCTCAGAACGTATGAAAGAGCGGGATAAGGGGCATATCATTAACATTGGATCTATAGCGGGGCACGAAGCGTACCCCGGAGGATCGGTATACTGCGGTACTAAACATGCTGTAAAAGCGATCACTGAAGCAGCCAAAATGGATTTAACGGGGACTAATATTCGTGTGAGCGCCGTTTCACCCGGACTTGTTGATACTGAATTCAGTGAAGTTCGATTCCATGGTGATGAAGAACAAGCACAAAAAGTCTATAAAGATATGACGCCATTAACCGGTCGGGATATTGCTGAAATAATTCACTTTGTTGCCAATCGTCCTCCGCATGTAAATATTATGGATACGATTGTTTTCCCGGTTCATCAATCATCGGCAAGAATTGTTGCCCGGCCGGAATAA
- a CDS encoding amidase family protein — translation MKNLLSVQEQLQSGKRKVTDICDEYLETIKESNSEVNAFVFVDDEDVRKQASDVQKKINAGTAGKLAGMVVGVKDVICEKGKKVTCASHILHNFESVYDATAIKKLKKEDAILIGRTNMDEFAMGSSTENSIYGPSKNPANTDYVVGGSSGGSAAAVAANMCDTSLGSDTGGSIRQPASYCGVVGLKPTYSRVSRYGLVAYASSFDCIGPFARNVTNAAIMLEHLAGDDPMDNSSSDKPVENYSKAIEESSGKLKIGVPKEYFGDGLDDEIREGIEAKLSDLENNGAELVPVTLPHMKYGIATYYILATAEASSNLARYDGIRYGHRADFDKIEEELARERKELKKAAESSSVLNAADIDSPLIRLYKKSRTEGFGTEVKRRIILGTYVLSAGYYDAYYGKAQKVRRLIKQDFLDAFNKVDVIVSPTAPTTAFKLGENQDDPLQMYLNDVYTISANLAGICGISVPAGTHSNGLPYGVQFMGNTFREVDILRAAKQFESLQT, via the coding sequence ATGAAAAATCTGCTCTCCGTTCAAGAGCAACTACAATCAGGTAAACGAAAGGTTACCGATATTTGTGATGAATATCTGGAAACCATTAAGGAATCTAATTCTGAGGTAAACGCCTTTGTTTTCGTTGATGATGAAGATGTTCGGAAACAAGCGTCTGACGTTCAAAAAAAGATAAATGCCGGAACGGCCGGAAAATTGGCCGGAATGGTAGTGGGCGTGAAGGATGTAATCTGCGAAAAAGGCAAGAAGGTTACTTGTGCCAGCCACATTCTGCACAACTTTGAAAGTGTATATGATGCAACGGCCATCAAAAAGCTAAAAAAGGAAGACGCTATTCTGATCGGGCGGACCAATATGGATGAATTTGCGATGGGTTCATCGACAGAGAATTCCATCTATGGCCCATCGAAGAATCCGGCAAATACAGACTATGTAGTCGGAGGTTCCAGCGGTGGCAGTGCTGCTGCGGTAGCTGCAAACATGTGTGATACTTCTTTAGGCTCAGATACCGGCGGTTCGATACGTCAACCTGCTTCGTACTGTGGTGTGGTTGGGCTGAAGCCAACTTACAGCCGTGTGTCAAGATATGGACTTGTTGCTTATGCCTCCTCATTCGATTGCATAGGGCCGTTTGCCAGAAATGTTACCAACGCTGCTATAATGTTGGAACATTTGGCGGGTGACGATCCGATGGATAACTCCTCATCAGATAAACCGGTAGAAAATTATTCCAAAGCGATTGAGGAATCATCAGGCAAGTTGAAAATTGGTGTTCCCAAAGAATATTTTGGTGATGGTCTTGATGATGAGATCCGCGAGGGAATTGAGGCCAAACTCAGTGATCTGGAAAATAATGGTGCAGAACTGGTGCCTGTTACTCTTCCGCATATGAAGTATGGCATTGCTACTTACTATATTTTAGCAACTGCCGAGGCATCCAGCAACCTGGCCCGTTATGACGGTATTCGATATGGCCACCGAGCTGATTTCGATAAAATTGAAGAAGAGCTTGCAAGGGAACGAAAAGAGTTGAAAAAAGCGGCTGAATCATCTTCTGTTTTGAATGCAGCTGATATAGATTCTCCATTAATTCGTCTTTATAAAAAATCCAGGACAGAAGGATTTGGAACTGAAGTAAAACGACGAATTATCTTGGGAACTTATGTTCTCAGTGCCGGTTATTACGATGCTTATTACGGAAAGGCTCAAAAAGTACGCCGGTTAATCAAACAGGATTTTCTGGATGCATTCAATAAAGTTGATGTGATCGTTTCTCCGACCGCTCCAACAACTGCTTTTAAACTGGGTGAAAACCAGGATGATCCGCTCCAGATGTATCTGAATGATGTTTATACCATATCAGCTAACCTTGCAGGGATTTGTGGTATCAGCGTTCCGGCGGGTACTCACTCTAACGGTCTTCCGTATGGTGTACAATTTATGGGCAACACCTTCCGTGAAGTGGATATTTTGAGAGCAGCCAAACAATTTGAGTCTCTTCAAACCTAA
- a CDS encoding twin-arginine translocase TatA/TatE family subunit, which translates to MPGGFEMVIIVLVILLLFGAKRIPELARGIGQGINEFRKASDDIKKEIDKGKDDVSKSTKYEEQETEKAEKK; encoded by the coding sequence ATGCCAGGCGGTTTTGAAATGGTGATCATTGTTCTTGTGATCTTACTTCTTTTTGGTGCAAAGCGTATTCCTGAACTAGCACGTGGTATTGGTCAGGGAATCAACGAATTCCGAAAAGCCTCTGACGATATCAAAAAAGAGATCGACAAAGGTAAGGATGATGTCTCCAAATCCACCAAATACGAAGAACAAGAAACAGAAAAAGCAGAAAAAAAATAA
- a CDS encoding DUF2795 domain-containing protein yields the protein MIWTVELAAALDEAPFPATREELIEWAERNGLPKQAINNLYELDEIEEGEETIYEDIEDIWPDYIRKEDFFHGEEDEGFDYDDV from the coding sequence ATGATTTGGACAGTAGAATTAGCTGCAGCACTTGACGAAGCACCTTTTCCAGCAACGAGAGAAGAGTTAATTGAATGGGCTGAAAGGAACGGACTTCCTAAGCAGGCTATTAATAATCTCTATGAACTCGATGAAATTGAAGAAGGTGAAGAAACTATTTATGAAGATATCGAAGATATCTGGCCCGATTACATTCGTAAAGAAGATTTCTTTCATGGTGAAGAAGACGAAGGTTTTGACTACGATGATGTTTAA
- a CDS encoding BamA/TamA family outer membrane protein produces MRTYIPLFLCLPLLMLLPFSAASQNNGQQNQSTTDDQENQVVRIVRFTGNNHVSNTALQTLVRTRNNREFLGIPRFTPWYYIHQLFGVGEAPALLDREVVGNDINRIEVYYENLGFFDVSVDTTIVEYRENRYEVSFIIDEGPGSDIRNVSYTGLPDFRNEEISNQFYEQSTFAEKRLNDSTFVYKEPYRAQLLRVEQTRIIEFLKNHGYASSQRDSVRALVKEDEQDPQQLDVLFTIRPGDLYRFGNVHINLSGPDEQDQFDDSTTVQGPPYTTNGFTISMKKQNSAQSKFSVLTEQIRFTPGDRFDQSAYLQSINSFQNLGNIIIDRFGLSEDSSLPDYSKNDIPVYFDLQTLPRHSLRMEFFGMRRYGFGTGVGANYSNNNLFGRSENLTLGINTNFEFVTSNTLNEIAPRDSLGRRNTTGAEIFENYEIRAEYSVPRLNFPFGFMTDYPFIESARTRYSLTYSQSNQLYFDINSDVRFNLRYEFRHSSRLTSYLDLLELDIVDTTPSSQFRQNLINEFGQGSFELLRIQQDFEPQFSSVIRYTLRNQNTDLIQRDYGYFSEYSVALAGNIPYSIDRFLVTPGTIEGSLPSPFGISSNALSYSRYIKLTADYRRYVPLSPNTVFAFRGFAGIAQPYGGSESIPLNRRFFAGGSNDIRGWNPFRLGPGGISPDEVTIPGGEIKLALFKEFRHVILSNVLGANWLVAWHTDAGNVWYGPENTFRSEENVELLNDGKFFLDSFYKQVAVGSGFGIRFDWEYLVARFDFTFRIHDLEEGWFNNRTAYFSFGIGHSF; encoded by the coding sequence GTGAGAACTTACATACCGCTCTTTCTTTGCCTGCCATTGCTCATGCTGTTGCCGTTTTCGGCAGCTTCACAAAATAATGGACAGCAGAATCAATCCACTACTGATGATCAGGAAAACCAGGTCGTGCGCATTGTTCGGTTTACAGGAAACAATCATGTATCCAATACCGCACTGCAAACACTTGTAAGAACCCGCAATAACAGGGAATTTTTAGGAATACCAAGGTTTACTCCCTGGTATTATATTCATCAGCTATTTGGCGTGGGTGAAGCTCCCGCCCTGTTAGACAGAGAAGTTGTAGGAAATGACATCAATCGAATAGAGGTTTATTACGAAAATCTTGGTTTTTTTGATGTGAGCGTCGATACAACAATCGTTGAATACAGGGAGAACCGGTATGAAGTTTCTTTTATTATCGATGAAGGACCGGGATCTGATATTCGTAATGTCTCCTATACAGGTTTACCCGATTTCCGGAACGAAGAGATCTCGAATCAATTCTATGAGCAGAGCACATTTGCCGAGAAACGGTTGAATGATTCTACCTTTGTCTACAAAGAGCCTTATCGTGCACAGCTGCTTCGGGTAGAACAAACCCGGATTATCGAATTTTTAAAAAACCACGGGTACGCCTCTTCCCAGCGAGATTCTGTTAGGGCGTTGGTAAAAGAAGATGAGCAGGATCCGCAACAGCTTGATGTTTTGTTTACCATCAGGCCGGGTGATCTGTACAGATTTGGCAATGTTCACATCAATCTGTCCGGACCAGACGAGCAAGATCAGTTTGATGATTCCACAACAGTTCAGGGACCACCCTACACAACCAACGGGTTTACCATCTCTATGAAAAAACAAAATTCTGCTCAATCCAAATTCAGTGTATTGACAGAGCAGATACGATTTACTCCGGGAGACAGGTTTGATCAATCCGCATATCTTCAATCCATAAATTCTTTCCAAAACCTGGGAAATATAATTATCGATCGCTTCGGGTTGAGTGAAGACAGCTCCCTCCCCGATTATTCAAAAAATGATATACCCGTCTATTTCGATCTTCAAACACTCCCCCGGCACTCTCTGCGAATGGAATTTTTTGGAATGAGACGTTATGGATTTGGAACAGGTGTGGGAGCAAATTACAGTAATAATAATCTTTTTGGCCGATCAGAGAATTTGACGCTTGGAATCAATACAAATTTTGAGTTTGTAACTTCAAATACACTCAATGAAATTGCTCCGCGGGACAGCCTTGGCAGACGAAATACTACCGGGGCTGAAATATTTGAGAATTATGAAATACGAGCAGAATATTCCGTACCCAGGCTCAATTTCCCCTTCGGTTTCATGACTGACTACCCATTCATCGAAAGTGCAAGGACCCGATATTCACTGACCTACAGTCAATCCAATCAGCTTTATTTTGATATTAATTCAGATGTTCGTTTTAACCTGAGATATGAATTCAGGCATTCATCGCGTTTAACCAGCTACCTTGATCTGCTTGAACTGGACATTGTGGATACAACCCCCTCCTCGCAATTTCGTCAAAACCTTATAAACGAATTTGGCCAGGGCTCTTTCGAACTTCTCAGAATTCAACAAGATTTTGAGCCTCAATTTTCGTCTGTTATCAGGTACACACTTCGAAACCAAAATACTGACCTAATCCAGCGAGATTATGGATATTTTAGTGAATACTCCGTTGCACTCGCCGGTAATATACCTTACTCTATTGACCGGTTTTTGGTAACACCGGGAACCATTGAGGGATCACTCCCTTCCCCATTTGGAATTTCGTCTAATGCCCTCTCCTACAGCCGTTATATAAAACTTACGGCCGATTATCGGCGATATGTACCGCTTTCACCCAATACGGTCTTTGCTTTCAGAGGATTTGCAGGGATTGCCCAGCCTTATGGGGGCAGTGAATCAATTCCTCTCAACCGTCGGTTTTTTGCAGGGGGCAGTAATGATATTCGAGGCTGGAATCCTTTTCGGCTGGGACCCGGCGGCATCAGTCCTGATGAGGTTACCATTCCCGGTGGTGAAATTAAACTGGCTCTCTTTAAAGAGTTCAGACATGTTATTTTAAGTAATGTTTTGGGTGCAAATTGGCTTGTTGCCTGGCATACAGATGCAGGTAATGTATGGTATGGGCCTGAAAACACATTCAGAAGTGAAGAAAATGTAGAACTGCTGAATGACGGAAAATTTTTCTTAGATTCCTTTTATAAACAGGTTGCTGTCGGTTCCGGATTTGGCATTCGGTTCGATTGGGAATATCTCGTTGCACGCTTTGATTTTACATTCAGAATTCACGATTTAGAAGAAGGCTGGTTTAACAATCGCACTGCTTATTTTAGTTTTGGAATCGGCCACTCATTTTAA
- a CDS encoding cyclic nucleotide-binding domain-containing protein, giving the protein MFNKNNFKKIRNQGSIVFKSQLLQDLNPFERYELLQLCHRRKFNEGEYVYHQNDPGAGVYFIEKGSVRLVVSKSVDDDESEKFTVDLSAPSELGIMSIGYEIPRMATAQCLTDSILLGFFKPDFETLKKRNPESAVKFLEAVTNQTMKRFERSMHQLKKSTDLETAFSIMFREYQESE; this is encoded by the coding sequence ATGTTTAATAAAAATAACTTTAAAAAAATCCGGAACCAGGGAAGTATTGTATTTAAGTCACAACTGCTTCAAGACTTAAATCCATTTGAACGGTATGAACTTCTGCAGCTTTGCCATCGCAGAAAGTTTAATGAAGGCGAATACGTCTATCACCAAAACGATCCGGGTGCAGGAGTATACTTTATTGAAAAAGGGTCAGTTAGACTGGTTGTTTCTAAATCTGTTGATGATGATGAAAGTGAAAAATTTACAGTTGATTTATCAGCCCCATCTGAACTTGGTATTATGTCCATAGGCTACGAAATACCGCGAATGGCAACCGCTCAATGCCTGACAGACAGCATCTTGCTCGGTTTTTTTAAACCCGATTTTGAAACCTTAAAAAAGAGAAATCCGGAATCAGCTGTAAAATTCCTGGAAGCTGTTACCAATCAAACCATGAAACGTTTTGAACGAAGTATGCATCAGCTCAAAAAAAGCACTGATTTGGAAACTGCTTTTTCAATTATGTTCCGGGAATACCAGGAATCTGAATAA